The Trinickia acidisoli genome includes a window with the following:
- the murU gene encoding N-acetylmuramate alpha-1-phosphate uridylyltransferase MurU, whose translation MTHALTTAMIFAAGRGERMRPLTDTLPKPLLEAAGKPLIVWQIERLAQAGFTKIVINHAWLGEQIEQRLGDGARYGVQLAYSAENEALETAGGIAQALPLLEEGGAPCVFAAVSGDVFCEFDYTRLRAPATRLATSALPRMHLVMVSNPPFHPRGDFALDTAGRLSLDGSARYTFGNIGVYDTRMFHELAPGERRALTPYYRETIAAGLASGELYEGRWENVGTPEQLRALDAALRAAG comes from the coding sequence ATGACGCACGCGCTCACGACAGCCATGATCTTTGCCGCGGGCCGCGGCGAGCGGATGCGCCCGCTCACCGACACGCTGCCCAAGCCGCTGCTCGAAGCGGCCGGCAAACCGCTCATCGTTTGGCAGATCGAACGGCTCGCGCAAGCGGGCTTCACGAAGATCGTCATCAACCACGCCTGGCTCGGGGAGCAAATCGAGCAAAGGCTCGGCGACGGCGCGCGCTATGGCGTGCAGCTTGCCTATTCGGCCGAAAACGAGGCGCTCGAAACGGCGGGCGGCATCGCACAGGCGCTGCCGCTACTCGAAGAGGGCGGTGCGCCGTGCGTGTTCGCGGCCGTCAGCGGCGACGTCTTCTGCGAGTTCGACTACACGCGCCTGCGCGCGCCGGCCACGCGCCTGGCCACGTCGGCGCTACCGCGCATGCACCTCGTCATGGTGTCGAATCCGCCGTTTCATCCGCGCGGCGACTTCGCGCTCGATACGGCCGGGCGACTTTCGCTCGACGGCTCGGCGCGCTACACGTTCGGCAACATCGGGGTCTATGACACGCGCATGTTCCACGAACTTGCGCCCGGCGAGCGGCGTGCGCTGACGCCGTACTACCGCGAGACGATCGCGGCCGGACTCGCGAGCGGCGAGCTTTACGAGGGGCGCTGGGAAAACGTCGGCACGCCCGAGCAGTTGCGCGCGCTCGACGCCGCGCTGCGCGCCGCGGGCTAG
- a CDS encoding LPS-assembly protein LptD has product MPPRQPISTNFPGDTLPRLRRLAAALIAVPGFLPSVSHAQLSGAAAQPQPIDAPWGLRLAPQLEEHPLGSGSSPATFVLGDQTNGTADQDVAVKGSGELRRGVAVVKGDALHYDQDTDMADAYGHVRVIENGVLFAGPEAHLKVEASEGYMPLPKYHFSTNGGSGSAERVDMLDSERSEFTSATYTACQCTDPSWYIRGSRFDFDTGADEGVAHNGVLFFQGVPIFASPWLSFPLSDARRSGFLPPLFSMSSTNGVELSLPYYFNIAPDHDLTLTPRLISKRGMQTQAIYRYLSPTYSGTLTGEFLPDDAIKHANRYAIYWQHNQDLGHGFGAYVSYNRVSDSTYAQDLASAGNQFVIGTQTLYQQEAGLTYNNGPWSVLAREQHWQTLQGSAPPYGREPQLNVKYAKYDIGGFDFGAEADYSRFRITSADMTEGDRLMFNPYVSYGIYGPGYFVVPKVQWHFASYDLSNISSTAPAGQPKTFTESIPTFSFDSGLIFDRSVRLFGDDYIQTLEPRLYYVYTPYRNQDFAPLFDTAESDFGLAEIFTSNTFVGNDRIADANRLTAALTTRFINPATGEERARFVIAQQYYFTDQRVTLTPDTPTPATSHSNLIAGASLKLGAGFSSETAIQYNADNNQLVRSSIGFGFSPDERKVLNVSYRYTRANTTLDNEPINQVLISSEWPVTRRLYAVGRVNYDVANHRLVDGLLGFQYDADCWILGVGVQRYANGEDTSGQYQSGTRVLAQLTLKGLSNVDNGLVSAFRAGVAGYQPPPPAPPPLSRFSNYE; this is encoded by the coding sequence ATGCCGCCCAGACAGCCAATTTCAACGAATTTTCCCGGCGACACGCTGCCGCGCTTGAGGCGGCTCGCCGCGGCGCTGATTGCCGTACCGGGCTTCTTGCCGTCCGTGTCGCACGCGCAATTGTCGGGCGCGGCCGCGCAGCCGCAGCCGATCGATGCGCCATGGGGCTTGCGGCTCGCGCCGCAGCTCGAGGAGCATCCGCTGGGTTCGGGCAGTTCGCCCGCCACCTTCGTGCTTGGCGACCAAACGAACGGCACGGCCGATCAGGACGTTGCCGTGAAGGGCTCGGGCGAGCTGCGGCGCGGCGTGGCCGTCGTCAAGGGCGATGCCCTCCACTACGATCAGGACACGGACATGGCCGATGCGTACGGCCACGTGCGCGTGATCGAAAACGGCGTGCTGTTCGCGGGGCCCGAAGCCCATCTGAAGGTGGAGGCGAGCGAAGGCTACATGCCGCTGCCGAAGTACCACTTCAGCACGAACGGCGGTTCGGGCAGCGCCGAGCGTGTCGATATGCTCGACAGCGAGCGCTCCGAGTTCACGAGCGCCACGTACACGGCGTGCCAGTGCACCGACCCGTCGTGGTACATCCGCGGCAGCCGCTTCGATTTCGACACGGGCGCCGACGAGGGCGTCGCGCACAACGGCGTGCTGTTTTTCCAAGGCGTGCCGATCTTCGCGAGCCCGTGGCTGTCGTTCCCGCTCAGCGACGCGCGCCGCAGCGGCTTCTTGCCGCCGCTGTTCTCGATGAGTTCGACGAACGGCGTCGAACTCTCGCTGCCGTACTATTTCAACATCGCGCCGGACCACGATCTGACCTTGACGCCGCGGCTCATTTCCAAGCGCGGTATGCAGACGCAGGCGATCTATCGCTATTTGTCGCCGACCTACTCGGGTACGCTGACCGGCGAGTTCTTGCCGGACGACGCGATCAAGCACGCGAACCGGTATGCGATCTACTGGCAGCACAATCAGGATCTCGGCCACGGCTTCGGTGCTTACGTCTCGTACAACAGGGTATCGGACAGCACCTACGCGCAAGATCTCGCATCGGCCGGCAATCAGTTCGTCATCGGCACGCAAACGCTGTATCAGCAGGAAGCCGGTCTCACGTACAACAACGGGCCCTGGTCGGTGCTGGCCCGCGAGCAGCACTGGCAAACGCTGCAGGGCTCCGCGCCGCCGTACGGCCGCGAGCCGCAACTGAACGTCAAGTACGCGAAGTACGACATCGGCGGTTTCGACTTCGGCGCCGAGGCCGATTACTCGCGTTTTCGCATCACGTCGGCCGATATGACCGAGGGCGATCGGCTGATGTTCAACCCGTACGTGTCGTACGGGATCTACGGGCCCGGCTATTTCGTCGTGCCCAAGGTGCAATGGCATTTCGCGTCGTACGACCTCAGCAACATCTCGAGCACGGCGCCGGCCGGGCAGCCGAAGACGTTCACCGAATCGATCCCGACCTTCAGTTTCGACAGCGGGCTCATTTTCGACCGTTCGGTCCGATTGTTCGGCGACGACTACATCCAGACGCTGGAACCGCGTCTTTACTACGTCTATACGCCATATCGCAATCAGGATTTTGCGCCGCTGTTCGATACCGCCGAATCCGATTTCGGGCTTGCCGAGATCTTCACGTCGAACACGTTCGTGGGGAACGACCGCATTGCCGATGCAAACCGGCTCACGGCCGCGTTGACGACGCGCTTCATCAACCCCGCCACGGGCGAGGAACGCGCGCGCTTCGTCATCGCGCAGCAGTATTACTTCACCGATCAGCGCGTCACGCTGACGCCCGACACGCCGACGCCGGCGACGAGCCACTCGAACCTGATCGCCGGGGCCTCGCTCAAGCTCGGGGCCGGTTTTTCGTCGGAAACGGCGATCCAATATAATGCCGATAACAATCAGCTCGTGCGCTCGAGCATCGGCTTCGGATTCAGCCCGGACGAGCGCAAGGTCCTCAATGTGTCCTATCGCTATACGCGCGCGAACACGACGCTCGACAACGAGCCGATCAATCAGGTCCTGATCTCGTCCGAATGGCCCGTTACGCGGCGGCTCTACGCCGTCGGTCGGGTCAACTACGACGTGGCCAACCATCGTCTCGTCGACGGGCTCCTCGGCTTCCAGTACGATGCCGATTGCTGGATTCTCGGCGTTGGCGTGCAGCGTTACGCAAACGGCGAGGACACCTCGGGGCAGTATCAGTCCGGCACGCGCGTGCTAGCTCAGCTCACGCTCAAGGGGCTGTCGAACGTCGACAACGGGCTTGTCTCGGCATTCCGTGCGGGCGTGGCGGGCTACCAGCCGCCGCCGCCGGCGCCGCCGCCGTTGTCGCGGTTCAGCAATTACGAGTGA
- a CDS encoding ABCB family ABC transporter ATP-binding protein/permease, with amino-acid sequence MRRHSPSSELAPAPVPGASRRDWQTIRSLLPYMAAYKGRVALALTCLVSAKLANLGVPIVMKRIVDGLVSMRQLTALGRAEHDPAIVLAGGIGLLVVAYALVRLSTSLFTELREILFSKVTQSAVRQIALQVFRHLHSLSLRFHLDRQTGGMSRDIERGTRGISQLISYSLYSILPTLVEVGLVLGFFVVKYEAYYAIVAFVALVTYIVFTVKVTEWRTHFRRTMNELDSRANSRAIDSLLNYETVKYFGNEEWEARRYDENLQRYRAAAIRSQNSLSLLNFGQQTIIGTALVFILWRATQGVMAGRLTLGDLVLINTFMLQLYIPLNFLGVVYRELKQSLTDMDRMFTLLGASREVPDAPGARALAVHGGEVRFEHVRFGYESTRTILDDITFSIAAGTTTAVVGPSGSGKSTLARLLFRFYDLDRAVGGAITIDGRDVRDVTQDSLRASIGIVPQDTVLFNDTIYYNIAYGRPSATREEVMAAARAAHIHDFIEGLPTGYDTPVGERGLKLSGGEKQRVAIARTLLKDPPILIFDEATSALDSHSERAIQHELDQIARGRTTLVIAHRLSTVVHAEQIIVMDHGRIVERGTHAQLLEAGGAFAQMWALQQRAASRERASAREHVEPAAHGEDA; translated from the coding sequence ATGCGCCGCCATAGCCCCTCATCAGAACTCGCGCCGGCACCCGTCCCGGGCGCCTCGCGCCGAGACTGGCAGACGATTCGCTCGCTGCTGCCCTATATGGCCGCCTACAAGGGGCGCGTCGCGCTTGCGCTGACCTGCCTCGTCAGCGCGAAGCTCGCCAATCTCGGCGTGCCGATCGTGATGAAGCGCATCGTCGACGGCCTCGTCTCTATGCGCCAACTGACGGCGCTCGGACGCGCCGAGCACGATCCGGCGATCGTGCTCGCGGGCGGGATCGGCTTGCTCGTCGTCGCTTATGCGCTCGTGCGGCTGTCGACGTCGCTGTTCACCGAGCTGCGCGAAATCCTGTTTTCGAAGGTGACGCAAAGCGCCGTTCGCCAGATCGCCTTGCAGGTGTTCCGCCATTTGCATTCGCTCTCGCTGCGTTTTCATCTCGATCGGCAGACGGGCGGCATGTCGCGCGATATCGAGCGCGGCACACGCGGCATTTCGCAGCTCATTTCGTATTCGCTCTACAGCATCTTGCCGACCCTCGTCGAAGTCGGCCTCGTGCTCGGTTTTTTCGTCGTCAAATACGAGGCCTATTACGCGATCGTCGCGTTCGTCGCACTCGTCACGTACATCGTATTCACCGTCAAAGTAACCGAATGGCGCACGCATTTTCGCCGCACGATGAACGAGCTCGACTCGCGGGCCAATTCGCGCGCGATCGATTCGCTGCTGAACTACGAGACGGTCAAGTACTTCGGCAACGAGGAGTGGGAGGCGCGGCGCTACGACGAGAACCTGCAACGCTATCGGGCTGCGGCGATCCGCTCGCAGAACTCGCTGTCGCTGCTCAATTTCGGCCAGCAAACGATCATCGGCACGGCGCTCGTCTTCATCTTGTGGCGCGCCACGCAGGGCGTCATGGCAGGGCGGCTCACGCTCGGCGATCTCGTGCTCATCAACACGTTCATGCTGCAGCTCTACATCCCGCTCAATTTTCTCGGCGTGGTCTATCGCGAGCTCAAGCAAAGCCTGACCGACATGGACCGGATGTTCACGCTGCTCGGCGCCTCGCGCGAGGTGCCCGATGCGCCGGGCGCGCGGGCGCTTGCCGTGCACGGCGGCGAGGTGCGCTTCGAGCACGTGCGCTTCGGCTACGAGAGCACGCGCACCATCCTCGACGACATCACGTTTTCGATCGCGGCAGGCACGACAACGGCCGTGGTGGGGCCGAGCGGTTCGGGCAAATCGACGCTCGCGCGGCTGCTGTTCCGCTTTTACGACCTCGATCGCGCCGTCGGCGGCGCCATCACGATCGACGGCCGGGACGTTCGCGACGTGACGCAGGATTCGCTGCGCGCGTCGATCGGAATCGTGCCGCAAGACACGGTCTTGTTCAACGATACGATCTATTACAACATCGCTTACGGACGTCCCTCGGCGACCCGCGAGGAAGTGATGGCGGCCGCGCGCGCCGCGCACATCCACGATTTCATCGAAGGTCTGCCGACGGGGTACGACACGCCCGTGGGCGAGCGCGGGCTCAAGCTGTCGGGCGGGGAGAAGCAGCGAGTTGCGATCGCGCGCACGCTGCTCAAGGATCCGCCGATCCTGATTTTCGACGAGGCGACGTCCGCGCTCGATTCGCACTCGGAACGCGCGATTCAGCACGAGCTCGATCAGATCGCGCGCGGGCGCACGACGCTCGTCATCGCGCACCGGCTTTCGACCGTCGTGCATGCCGAGCAGATCATCGTCATGGATCACGGGCGCATCGTCGAGCGCGGTACGCACGCGCAACTGCTCGAGGCGGGCGGCGCGTTCGCGCAAATGTGGGCCCTGCAACAGCGTGCGGCGTCCCGCGAGCGCGCCTCGGCGCGCGAGCATGTCGAGCCAGCCGCGCACGGCGAAGACGCCTGA
- a CDS encoding aminoglycoside phosphotransferase family protein: protein MTDSPADTSVDARRDALAAWLRTFSRRYGLDLSSLAPASADASFRRYFRLSSTGEHGGSLIAVDAPPPEKCREFAQVARMLADAGVHVPRVLECDLEAGFMLVTDLGTRTYIAELDPNDTARAKPLLRDAIDALIRWQSSSREDVLPHFDEAFLRREMELMPEWYVTRHLGREVDDNMRGVLDRTYALLIASARAQPQVFMLRDFMPRNLMICAPNPGVLDFQDAVYGPIAYDVASLLRDAFMSWDEEFELDCFVYYWERAKKAGLPVDPDFGEFYRQIEWIGLQRHIKILGLFARLHYRDGKARYLTDLPRFLGYARKVAERYRPLMPFARLLDDFEQRAQQVGYTF, encoded by the coding sequence ATGACTGACTCCCCCGCCGACACCTCCGTCGACGCCCGGCGCGATGCCCTCGCCGCCTGGCTGCGCACGTTCTCCCGCCGCTACGGGCTCGACCTGTCCAGCCTGGCGCCGGCCTCGGCCGACGCGAGCTTTCGCCGCTACTTCCGGCTCTCGAGCACCGGCGAGCACGGTGGGTCGCTGATCGCGGTCGATGCGCCACCTCCCGAAAAATGCCGCGAGTTCGCCCAGGTCGCGCGGATGCTGGCCGATGCCGGCGTGCACGTGCCGCGCGTGCTCGAATGCGATCTCGAGGCCGGCTTCATGCTCGTGACCGACCTCGGTACGCGCACCTACATCGCCGAGCTCGATCCGAACGACACCGCGCGCGCGAAACCGCTATTGCGAGATGCGATCGATGCCTTGATCCGCTGGCAGTCGAGCTCGCGCGAAGACGTGCTGCCGCACTTCGACGAAGCGTTCCTGCGCCGCGAAATGGAGCTGATGCCCGAGTGGTACGTGACGCGCCATCTCGGCCGCGAGGTCGACGACAACATGCGCGGCGTGCTCGATCGCACTTATGCGCTCTTGATCGCCAGCGCGCGCGCCCAGCCGCAGGTATTCATGCTGCGCGATTTCATGCCGCGCAATCTGATGATCTGCGCGCCCAATCCCGGTGTGCTCGATTTCCAGGACGCGGTCTACGGCCCGATCGCCTATGACGTCGCCTCGCTGCTGCGCGACGCATTCATGAGTTGGGATGAGGAGTTCGAGCTCGACTGCTTCGTCTATTACTGGGAGCGCGCCAAAAAAGCAGGGTTGCCCGTCGATCCCGATTTCGGCGAGTTCTATCGGCAGATCGAATGGATCGGGCTGCAGCGGCACATCAAGATCCTGGGCTTGTTCGCCCGCCTGCACTACCGCGACGGCAAGGCGCGCTACCTGACCGACCTGCCGCGATTCCTCGGCTACGCCCGCAAGGTGGCCGAGCGCTACCGTCCGCTCATGCCGTTCGCGCGCCTGCTCGACGATTTCGAGCAACGCGCGCAGCAAGTGGGCTACACGTTTTGA
- a CDS encoding peptidylprolyl isomerase, producing the protein MAIVNKLRLATLAASMAAALFLPAAPAAAQALGGQAGQTSGSGQTAGAGQTVDSVAAVVNDDVITVRELDERVGLISRRLVQQHAPVPPQDQLRSQVLNQMVLERIQLEKAKEDGIVVSDEDVQKTLQRLATANNLSLDVYRARIEAEGVPWSVFTGDARNELMLSKLREKEVDSKVTVSDAEVANYIASQRGPGARAQQDLRIEHILVKVPAGAAQGVVDAAQKKAEAILQQAKSGTKFESLAKDNSQAADAKQGGDLGFKTPGSLPDPFVKAAAQLRPGEVNPDLIRTDDGFEVIRLVDRRIGVGGSAADAPKIVQTHVRHILIRVGDGQSEADARQRLLDIRQQIEAGGDFTQFARTYSQDGSASQGGDLGWVSPGETVPEFERAMNNLKDGEISEPVRSEYGYHLIQVLGRRDAEGSVQQEMDLARQAIGQRKAEQAYSDWLRELRDSAYVQYKVAAPLAQQ; encoded by the coding sequence GTGGCAATCGTGAATAAGCTTCGCTTGGCAACGCTCGCGGCCTCGATGGCCGCCGCCCTTTTTCTGCCGGCCGCGCCGGCCGCGGCGCAGGCGTTGGGGGGACAAGCCGGTCAAACGAGCGGCTCGGGTCAGACGGCCGGCGCGGGTCAGACGGTCGACTCGGTCGCTGCGGTCGTCAACGACGACGTCATCACCGTGCGCGAGTTGGACGAGCGCGTCGGGCTCATCTCGCGGCGGCTCGTGCAGCAGCACGCGCCGGTGCCCCCGCAAGATCAGTTGCGCTCGCAGGTGCTCAATCAAATGGTGCTCGAGCGGATTCAGCTCGAAAAGGCGAAGGAAGACGGCATCGTCGTCAGCGACGAGGACGTGCAAAAGACGCTGCAGCGCCTGGCCACGGCCAATAACCTGTCGCTCGACGTCTATCGCGCGCGGATCGAGGCGGAAGGCGTGCCCTGGTCGGTATTCACGGGCGACGCGCGCAACGAGCTGATGCTCTCGAAGTTGCGCGAGAAAGAGGTCGACAGCAAGGTGACCGTGTCCGACGCCGAAGTCGCGAACTACATCGCGAGCCAGCGCGGGCCGGGCGCGCGAGCGCAGCAAGATCTGCGCATCGAGCACATTCTCGTGAAGGTGCCGGCCGGTGCGGCGCAGGGCGTCGTCGACGCCGCGCAGAAGAAGGCCGAAGCGATCCTGCAGCAGGCCAAGAGCGGCACCAAGTTCGAATCGCTCGCGAAAGACAACTCGCAGGCGGCCGATGCGAAACAAGGTGGCGATCTCGGCTTCAAGACGCCGGGTAGTTTGCCCGATCCGTTCGTCAAGGCTGCGGCGCAGTTGCGTCCGGGCGAGGTCAATCCCGATCTGATCCGGACCGACGATGGTTTCGAGGTGATTCGGCTCGTCGATCGGCGCATCGGCGTCGGCGGCTCGGCGGCCGATGCGCCCAAGATCGTGCAAACCCACGTGCGCCATATCCTGATCCGCGTCGGCGACGGGCAGTCCGAGGCCGACGCACGACAACGGCTGCTCGATATTCGGCAGCAGATCGAAGCCGGCGGCGATTTCACGCAGTTCGCACGCACTTATTCGCAAGACGGCTCGGCCTCGCAGGGCGGCGATCTCGGGTGGGTCAGCCCCGGCGAAACGGTGCCTGAGTTCGAGCGTGCGATGAACAACCTGAAGGACGGCGAAATCAGCGAACCCGTTCGCAGCGAGTACGGCTACCACCTGATCCAGGTTCTCGGCCGGCGCGATGCGGAAGGCTCGGTCCAGCAGGAAATGGATTTGGCGCGTCAGGCCATCGGACAACGCAAGGCGGAGCAGGCGTACTCCGATTGGCTGCGCGAACTGCGCGATTCGGCGTACGTACAGTACAAGGTCGCCGCACCGCTCGCACAGCAGTGA
- a CDS encoding acyl-CoA thioesterase, which yields MTISTPLLPQKSCALRVVPQPSDANVHGDVFGGWIMAQVDIAGSIPASRRANGRVATIAVNSFVFKQPVFVGDLLSFYADIVKTGSTSITVSVEVFAQRMSLAEELVKVTEATLTYVATDKDRRPRKLPELK from the coding sequence ATGACTATTTCCACCCCGCTGCTTCCGCAAAAAAGCTGCGCCCTGCGCGTCGTGCCGCAGCCCTCGGATGCCAACGTGCACGGCGACGTGTTCGGCGGCTGGATCATGGCGCAAGTCGACATCGCGGGCTCGATTCCCGCGAGCCGGCGCGCCAACGGCCGCGTCGCGACCATCGCCGTCAATTCGTTCGTTTTCAAGCAGCCCGTGTTCGTCGGCGATCTGCTCAGCTTCTACGCCGACATCGTCAAGACCGGCTCGACTTCGATCACCGTGTCGGTCGAAGTGTTCGCCCAGCGCATGAGCCTGGCGGAAGAACTCGTCAAAGTCACGGAAGCCACGCTCACCTACGTGGCGACCGATAAGGATCGCCGTCCGCGTAAGCTGCCCGAACTGAAGTAA